From Pseudomonas sp. FP2335, the proteins below share one genomic window:
- a CDS encoding ABC transporter permease has translation MTSSTTAGAAHLDTSSTPPLLKITGDWTLAHYANLKKLSDKLDGQYDAGARIDLNGLGALDTAGASLLVELLGPTRIEQSAEQTDCSLSAADRALLKTVYRSLNDFCVPDKAPEEATGIQVLARIGRAVDKVWIDSKQLLGFIGLILETLARGIFRPKRWRITPMVAHIEQTGLDAAPIVALLTFLVGAVVAFLGATVLKSFGATIFTVDLVAFSFLREFGVLLTAILIAGRTASAFTAQIGSMKANEEIDAIRTLGLDPMELLVLPRVLALLVSLPMLTFLAMLSGIVGGGVVCAVALDISPAMFLSLLKSDIGVQHFLVGMVKAPIFAFLIAAIGCLEGFKVSGSAESVGAHTTSSVVQSIFVVIVLDAVAALFFMEMSW, from the coding sequence ATGACCAGTAGTACCACGGCCGGCGCAGCCCATCTCGATACGTCCTCCACTCCGCCGTTACTCAAGATTACGGGGGACTGGACGCTTGCCCACTACGCAAACCTGAAAAAGCTGTCGGACAAGCTCGACGGCCAATACGACGCCGGCGCACGCATCGACCTTAACGGCCTCGGCGCCCTGGACACCGCCGGTGCGTCGTTGCTGGTGGAACTGCTGGGCCCCACCCGTATCGAGCAATCCGCCGAACAGACCGATTGCAGCCTGTCTGCCGCCGACCGCGCACTGCTCAAGACCGTCTACCGCTCCCTCAATGACTTCTGCGTACCCGATAAAGCCCCAGAAGAAGCCACCGGCATCCAGGTGCTGGCACGCATTGGCCGGGCGGTGGACAAGGTCTGGATCGACAGCAAGCAATTGCTCGGCTTTATCGGCCTGATCCTGGAGACCTTGGCCCGCGGCATTTTCCGGCCCAAGCGCTGGCGCATCACGCCGATGGTCGCGCATATCGAACAGACCGGCCTGGATGCCGCGCCCATCGTCGCCTTGCTCACCTTCCTGGTCGGCGCCGTGGTGGCGTTCCTCGGTGCGACGGTGCTCAAGAGCTTTGGCGCAACGATATTCACCGTGGACCTGGTGGCGTTTTCTTTCCTACGGGAATTCGGCGTATTGCTGACTGCAATCCTGATCGCCGGCCGCACCGCCAGTGCCTTTACCGCACAAATCGGCTCGATGAAGGCCAACGAAGAAATCGACGCGATCCGAACCCTCGGCCTGGACCCCATGGAGTTGCTGGTGCTGCCACGCGTGCTGGCACTGCTGGTGTCGCTGCCGATGCTGACGTTTCTGGCGATGCTGTCAGGGATAGTCGGCGGCGGCGTGGTGTGTGCCGTGGCGCTGGATATTTCCCCGGCGATGTTTCTCTCGCTGCTCAAATCCGACATTGGCGTACAGCATTTCCTGGTGGGCATGGTGAAAGCGCCGATCTTCGCGTTCCTGATCGCAGCCATCGGCTGCCTGGAAGGCTTCAAGGTCAGCGGCAGTGCCGAGTCGGTCGGCGCCCACACCACCTCCAGCGTGGTGCAATCGATCTTTGTGGTGATTGTGCTGGATGCGGTCGCCGCGCTGTTCTTCATGGAGATGAGCTGGTGA
- a CDS encoding ABC transporter ATP-binding protein — translation MSRLHRAPSEAVIEVRGLCNRFGSQSVHENLDLDLYKGEILAVVGGSGSGKSVLLRSIVGLRRPSEGEVRVFGKNLPSLAEHERSLVERRFGVLFQKGALFSSLTVTENVALPLIEHAGLSRRDAEHLAAVKLALAGLPLSAADKYPASLSGGMIKRAALARALALDPDILFLDEPTAGLDPIGAAQFDQLILTLRDALGLSVFLVTHDLDTLYTITDRVAVLAQKKVLVADAIDVVSETDDAWIHEYFHGPRGRAALDAAQPLNEV, via the coding sequence GTGAGTCGCCTGCACCGAGCGCCCAGTGAGGCGGTGATTGAAGTGCGCGGGCTGTGCAATCGCTTTGGCAGCCAGAGCGTGCACGAGAACCTCGACCTGGATTTGTACAAGGGCGAGATCCTCGCGGTGGTCGGCGGTTCCGGCAGCGGCAAGTCGGTGCTGTTGCGCAGCATCGTCGGCTTGCGGCGGCCCAGTGAAGGCGAAGTGCGGGTGTTCGGCAAGAACCTGCCGAGCCTGGCGGAGCATGAACGTTCGTTGGTGGAACGGCGCTTCGGCGTGCTGTTCCAGAAGGGCGCGCTGTTTTCCTCGTTGACCGTCACCGAGAACGTCGCCCTGCCGTTGATCGAACACGCCGGCCTCAGCCGCCGTGACGCCGAGCACTTGGCAGCGGTCAAGCTCGCACTGGCCGGGCTGCCCCTGTCAGCGGCCGACAAATACCCGGCGTCGCTGTCCGGCGGCATGATCAAGCGCGCCGCCCTGGCACGTGCGTTGGCCCTGGACCCGGACATCCTGTTCCTTGACGAACCCACCGCCGGCCTCGACCCGATTGGCGCGGCACAATTCGACCAGCTGATCCTGACCCTGCGCGATGCGCTGGGCCTGAGTGTGTTCCTAGTCACCCACGACCTGGACACGCTGTACACCATCACCGACCGCGTGGCGGTGTTGGCGCAAAAGAAAGTGCTGGTGGCGGATGCCATCGATGTCGTCTCGGAAACCGATGACGCCTGGATTCACGAATATTTCCACGGCCCCCGGGGCCGTGCGGCATTGGATGCCGCTCAACCGCTCAACGAGGTATGA
- a CDS encoding pitrilysin family protein — MRRLLFICLLMGSAHAYAFDRLQVEGYTLPNGLQLLLKPGTERGHVAIRLVVGVGLDDFPCEEKELPHLLEHLLFSGIDGGGEGDLEDRMQALGGEWNAYTSNADTTFVIEAPAQNQRKVLDLLLAIITRTELTEANINAAKQVVEREDGGHYSHLQRLLDRQDLGHTASNQLAVELGLKCAERAEVGQLTRDQLETLRKHWYAPNNMTLIIVGDLDKLLPAYLERTYGQLDPVDPTEHPELPQIQHAAANHRELIHGWVGNSAKLHWLFPEPVLDEQHDETYDLLKDYLDWALYRQLRLKHTLSYGPWSEREVLGGVGFLSLNADLERENLPQAEQVLKNLQTQLLKDGLDPAVFARVQHAAIARQAWAVQGNSALADYYWSAAGDYNNGHFSDPVKRIKAVSLDQANGAMRQVFKQPGYWRIEKPLLSYNMLNWIGAGLLGLIAIVLISVRVYRKRIA, encoded by the coding sequence ATGCGTCGCCTGTTATTTATCTGCCTGCTCATGGGCTCTGCCCACGCCTACGCCTTTGACCGCCTGCAAGTGGAGGGCTACACCTTGCCCAACGGCCTGCAGTTGCTACTCAAGCCGGGCACCGAGCGTGGGCATGTGGCGATCCGCCTGGTGGTCGGTGTAGGCCTGGATGACTTCCCCTGCGAGGAAAAGGAACTGCCGCACCTGCTCGAACACTTGCTGTTCAGCGGCATCGACGGCGGCGGCGAAGGCGACCTGGAAGACCGCATGCAAGCCCTCGGCGGCGAGTGGAACGCCTACACCAGCAACGCCGATACCACCTTCGTGATCGAAGCCCCGGCGCAAAACCAGCGCAAGGTCCTCGACCTGCTGCTGGCGATCATCACCCGCACCGAACTGACCGAGGCCAATATCAATGCGGCCAAGCAAGTGGTGGAGCGCGAAGACGGCGGCCATTACTCGCACCTGCAACGTCTGCTCGACCGCCAGGACCTCGGCCATACCGCCAGCAACCAACTGGCCGTCGAACTGGGGCTCAAATGCGCGGAACGAGCCGAAGTCGGCCAACTGACCCGCGATCAGTTGGAAACACTGCGTAAACACTGGTACGCACCCAACAACATGACCCTGATCATCGTCGGCGACCTCGACAAACTCCTACCCGCCTACCTGGAACGCACCTACGGCCAACTCGACCCGGTCGACCCCACCGAACACCCCGAGCTGCCGCAAATCCAGCACGCCGCCGCCAACCACCGCGAACTGATCCACGGCTGGGTCGGCAACAGCGCCAAGCTGCACTGGCTGTTCCCCGAGCCGGTACTGGACGAGCAGCACGACGAGACCTACGACCTGCTCAAGGACTATCTCGACTGGGCGCTGTACCGCCAACTGCGCCTCAAACACACCTTGTCCTACGGCCCCTGGAGCGAACGCGAAGTGCTCGGCGGCGTCGGTTTCCTCAGCCTGAATGCCGACCTGGAGCGGGAAAACCTCCCCCAAGCCGAACAGGTGCTGAAAAACCTGCAGACACAACTGCTAAAGGATGGCCTCGACCCCGCCGTATTCGCCCGCGTGCAACACGCCGCCATTGCCCGACAGGCCTGGGCCGTGCAGGGCAACAGCGCCCTGGCCGATTACTACTGGAGCGCGGCGGGCGACTATAACAACGGCCACTTCAGCGACCCGGTCAAACGCATCAAGGCCGTGAGCCTGGACCAGGCCAACGGCGCCATGCGCCAAGTGTTCAAACAGCCGGGCTACTGGCGCATCGAAAAACCGCTGCTGAGCTACAACATGCTGAACTGGATCGGCGCCGGGTTGCTCGGGCTGATTGCCATTGTATTGATCAGCGTGCGGGTTTATCGCAAACGGATCGCGTAA
- the gltP gene encoding glutamate/aspartate:proton symporter GltP: protein MKKAKLSLAWQILIGLVLGIAIGAVLNHFSAEKAWWISNVLQPAGDIFIRLIKMIVIPIVISSLIVGIAGVGDAKKLGRIGVKTILYFEIVTTIAIVVGLLLANVFHPGAGIDMSTLGTVDISKYQATAAEVQHEHAFIQTILNLIPSNIFAAVARGEMLPIIFFSVLFGLGLSSLKPELREPLVTMFQGVSESMFKVTHMIMKYAPIGVFALIAVTVANFGFASLLPLAKLVILVYVAILFFAFVILGLIARLFGFSVIKLMRIFKDELVLAYSTASSETVLPRVIEKMEAYGAPKAICSFVVPTGYSFNLDGSTLYQSIAAIFIAQLYGIDLSVGQQLMLVLTLMVTSKGIAGVPGVSFVVLLATLGSVGIPLEGLAFIAGVDRIMDMARTALNVIGNALAVLVIARWEGMYDDAKGERYWNSLPHWRSKDAAPAAQATRS from the coding sequence ATGAAGAAGGCAAAGCTAAGCCTCGCCTGGCAGATCCTCATCGGTTTGGTATTGGGGATCGCGATCGGTGCAGTGCTCAACCATTTCAGTGCTGAAAAGGCCTGGTGGATCAGCAATGTGTTGCAGCCAGCGGGCGATATCTTTATTCGCCTGATCAAGATGATCGTGATCCCGATTGTGATTTCCTCGCTGATCGTCGGCATTGCCGGTGTCGGTGACGCGAAGAAGCTCGGGCGTATCGGCGTCAAAACCATCCTTTACTTCGAAATTGTCACGACCATCGCCATCGTGGTCGGGCTGCTGCTGGCCAACGTGTTCCATCCGGGTGCCGGCATCGACATGAGTACCCTGGGTACGGTCGATATTTCCAAATACCAGGCCACGGCTGCCGAAGTGCAGCACGAGCATGCGTTCATCCAGACCATCCTCAACCTGATTCCGTCGAACATCTTCGCCGCCGTCGCCCGTGGCGAAATGCTGCCGATCATCTTCTTCTCGGTGCTGTTCGGCCTGGGCCTGTCGAGCCTCAAGCCTGAACTGCGCGAGCCGCTGGTGACCATGTTCCAGGGCGTGTCCGAGAGCATGTTCAAAGTCACCCACATGATCATGAAGTACGCGCCTATCGGCGTATTCGCACTGATCGCGGTGACTGTCGCCAACTTCGGCTTCGCCTCGCTGCTGCCGCTGGCCAAGCTGGTGATCCTGGTTTACGTCGCCATCCTGTTCTTCGCCTTTGTAATCCTCGGCCTGATCGCCCGCCTGTTCGGCTTCTCGGTGATCAAGCTGATGCGCATCTTCAAGGATGAGCTGGTGCTGGCCTACTCCACCGCCAGCTCCGAGACGGTACTGCCGCGTGTGATCGAGAAGATGGAAGCCTACGGCGCGCCAAAAGCGATCTGCAGCTTCGTGGTGCCGACCGGCTACTCGTTCAACCTCGACGGTTCGACCCTGTACCAGAGCATCGCGGCGATCTTTATCGCCCAGCTGTATGGCATCGACCTGTCGGTCGGCCAGCAACTGATGCTGGTACTGACCCTGATGGTCACCTCCAAAGGCATCGCCGGTGTGCCGGGCGTGTCCTTCGTGGTGCTGCTGGCGACCTTGGGCAGCGTGGGTATTCCGCTGGAAGGCCTGGCGTTCATCGCCGGTGTCGACCGCATCATGGACATGGCGCGTACCGCCCTGAACGTGATCGGCAACGCCCTGGCCGTGTTGGTCATCGCGCGTTGGGAAGGCATGTACGACGACGCCAAAGGCGAGCGCTACTGGAATTCCCTGCCGCACTGGCGCAGCAAGGACGCGGCTCCGGCTGCCCAGGCGACTCGCAGCTGA
- a CDS encoding DUF5924 family protein codes for MQNLTRLITRILELMKRYPGVIALGGFISGVCSFILVDRQQGMASWIAVIMLVSWLWLMLENSFTQLFTKVFKREIPEPLLRYATQMIHQESLFFVLPFFFVTTAWNSGQSVFTGLLGAAALVSIVDPLYYKWLAPKRSLFLALHTLTLFAALLTALPIILHLTTAESYKLALGVAMALSIPSLAVSLPLRSLKGWVMLLGVTATIGCAGWFLRSWVPPATLWLTEVAISTQLQDRTPGDDLKQVSLAQLRSDGLYAYTAINAPRGLDERIYHVWKFNGKEVDRIALDIHGGRKEGYRAWTHKQNFPGDAVGRWQVQVLTEDGQVIGVLRFKVVDAAQTDNPK; via the coding sequence ATGCAAAACCTGACCCGCTTGATCACCCGCATCCTCGAACTGATGAAGCGCTACCCAGGGGTGATTGCACTCGGCGGCTTTATCTCGGGTGTGTGCAGCTTCATTCTGGTGGATCGCCAGCAGGGCATGGCCAGTTGGATCGCGGTGATCATGCTGGTGAGCTGGTTGTGGCTGATGCTGGAGAACAGCTTTACCCAGCTGTTCACCAAGGTCTTCAAGCGGGAAATCCCCGAGCCGCTGCTGCGCTACGCGACCCAGATGATCCACCAGGAAAGCCTGTTCTTCGTATTGCCATTCTTTTTCGTCACCACTGCCTGGAACAGCGGCCAATCGGTGTTCACCGGCCTGCTCGGCGCGGCAGCGCTGGTGTCGATCGTCGACCCGCTGTACTACAAGTGGCTGGCACCCAAGCGCTCGTTGTTCCTCGCGCTGCACACCCTGACCCTGTTTGCCGCGCTGCTCACCGCGTTGCCGATCATCCTGCACCTGACCACCGCCGAAAGTTACAAGCTCGCCCTGGGCGTCGCCATGGCGTTGTCGATCCCAAGCCTGGCGGTGAGCCTGCCGCTGCGCAGCCTCAAGGGCTGGGTGATGCTGCTGGGGGTCACTGCCACGATTGGTTGCGCGGGCTGGTTCCTACGCAGTTGGGTACCGCCGGCCACCCTGTGGCTGACAGAAGTGGCCATCAGCACCCAACTGCAAGACCGCACGCCCGGCGATGACCTCAAGCAAGTCAGCCTCGCCCAACTGCGCAGCGACGGGCTCTACGCCTACACCGCGATCAACGCCCCGCGTGGCCTGGACGAGCGGATCTACCATGTGTGGAAATTCAATGGCAAAGAGGTCGACCGCATCGCCCTGGACATCCACGGCGGCCGCAAGGAAGGCTATCGCGCCTGGACCCACAAGCAGAATTTCCCCGGCGATGCCGTCGGCCGCTGGCAGGTGCAAGTGCTGACCGAAGACGGCCAAGTGATCGGCGTACTGCGGTTCAAAGTCGTCGACGCAGCACAAACGGACAACCCAAAGTAG
- a CDS encoding MlaD family protein gives METRAHHVMIGLFSVIVVVGAMLFGLWLAKSSIDSAFQDYEVVFNEAVSGLSQGSSVQYSGIKVGDVISLRLDPKDPRRVLARIRLAGQTPIKEDTQAKLALTGITGTSIIQLSGGTPQSPVLKGKNGNLPEIIASPSPIARLLNNSNDLMSSINLLLHNANALFSRENVERLTTTLDNLQQTTGAIADQRGDIKVVMQQLMQVSKQASGALEQTTVLMRNANGLLNDQGKQAFSSAEQAMKSLEKSTATINTLLTDNKDSVNSGMQGLNELAPAVRELRETLGSLRAISRRLEANPSGYLLGSDKNKEFTP, from the coding sequence ATGGAAACCCGCGCCCATCATGTGATGATCGGTCTGTTCAGCGTGATCGTAGTGGTCGGCGCGATGCTGTTTGGCCTGTGGCTGGCCAAGTCCAGCATCGACAGCGCCTTCCAGGATTACGAAGTGGTGTTCAACGAGGCCGTCAGCGGCCTGTCCCAAGGCAGTTCGGTGCAGTACAGCGGGATCAAGGTCGGCGACGTGATCAGCCTGCGCCTGGACCCCAAGGACCCACGCCGCGTCCTCGCGCGCATCCGCCTGGCCGGGCAGACGCCGATCAAGGAAGACACCCAGGCCAAACTGGCACTGACCGGCATCACCGGCACCTCGATCATCCAGCTCAGCGGCGGCACGCCACAAAGCCCGGTGCTCAAGGGCAAGAACGGCAACCTGCCGGAAATCATCGCCTCTCCATCGCCGATCGCGCGCTTGCTCAACAACAGCAACGACCTGATGAGCAGCATCAACCTGCTGCTACATAACGCCAATGCGCTGTTCTCCCGGGAGAACGTCGAGCGCCTGACCACTACCCTGGACAACTTGCAGCAAACCACTGGCGCCATCGCCGACCAGCGCGGCGACATCAAAGTGGTGATGCAGCAACTGATGCAGGTGAGCAAGCAAGCCAGCGGCGCCCTGGAACAAACCACAGTGTTGATGCGCAACGCCAACGGCCTGCTCAACGATCAAGGTAAGCAGGCGTTCAGCAGTGCCGAGCAAGCGATGAAGTCCCTGGAAAAAAGCACCGCCACCATCAACACCTTGCTGACCGACAACAAGGACTCGGTGAACAGCGGCATGCAGGGCCTCAACGAACTGGCGCCGGCCGTGCGCGAACTGCGCGAAACCCTCGGCTCGCTGCGCGCCATCTCCCGCCGCCTGGAAGCCAACCCCAGTGGCTACCTGCTGGGCAGCGACAAGAACAAGGAGTTCACGCCATGA
- a CDS encoding inhibitor of vertebrate lysozyme family protein: MTTLSFKTLAAALLLGGSGLVMAANDGQSRANELLAADPQYRETWQGVVKKEERLPEWVLNLSGTAEQMNAVQEDGDKYLVGPLCETADTCLKKRLIVAFSLDKEDAYALLVEVPAGLPADKSPTRHADYRFIGKPDEGMQKLLMEQLKKDPNWY; encoded by the coding sequence ATGACCACTTTGTCCTTTAAAACCCTGGCTGCCGCCCTGCTCTTGGGCGGTAGCGGCTTGGTGATGGCCGCCAATGACGGCCAATCCCGCGCCAACGAATTGCTCGCGGCGGACCCGCAATACCGCGAAACCTGGCAAGGCGTGGTGAAGAAAGAAGAGCGTCTGCCGGAGTGGGTACTGAACCTGTCGGGCACGGCCGAGCAAATGAATGCCGTGCAGGAAGACGGGGACAAATACCTGGTCGGGCCGCTCTGCGAAACGGCCGACACTTGTCTGAAGAAGCGTCTGATCGTTGCCTTCAGCCTCGACAAGGAAGATGCCTACGCCCTGTTGGTGGAAGTCCCGGCCGGTTTGCCGGCGGACAAGTCGCCAACGCGGCACGCCGACTACCGTTTTATCGGTAAGCCGGACGAAGGCATGCAGAAGCTGTTGATGGAGCAGTTGAAGAAAGATCCGAATTGGTACTAG
- a CDS encoding DUF1328 domain-containing protein, which translates to MLSWAITFLIIAIVAAVLGFGGIAGTATGIAKILFVVFLVMFIASFFFGRRGRG; encoded by the coding sequence ATGTTGAGTTGGGCAATCACGTTTCTGATCATCGCCATTGTGGCTGCAGTCCTGGGCTTCGGTGGTATCGCGGGCACCGCCACGGGGATCGCCAAGATCCTGTTTGTTGTCTTCCTGGTGATGTTCATCGCTTCGTTCTTCTTTGGTCGTCGCGGCCGAGGCTGA
- a CDS encoding ABC-type transport auxiliary lipoprotein family protein: protein MKRAYQLIAPVALALVSACSILPKPDPSDVYRLAAAPTATQGTPVAWSLRVTKPQTSEFLDSPRIAVVPNGDLISSYANSRWSDPSPVLLRNRLLDGFQRDGRVTLLSTDETNLQADYELGGQLQAFQSEYRGNAVEVVIRLDARLVRGSDQRIIASRRFEVRQPVNDTKVPAVVAGFGLAGDQLNKQVVEWVVQQGNTAPKR, encoded by the coding sequence ATGAAGCGTGCTTATCAACTGATCGCCCCTGTAGCCCTGGCCCTGGTGAGCGCGTGCTCGATCCTGCCCAAGCCTGACCCATCGGACGTGTACCGCCTGGCGGCAGCCCCAACGGCGACCCAAGGCACGCCAGTGGCCTGGTCATTGCGCGTGACCAAGCCCCAGACCAGCGAATTTCTCGACAGCCCACGTATTGCCGTGGTGCCCAATGGCGACCTGATCAGCAGCTACGCCAATTCGCGCTGGAGCGATCCGTCGCCGGTGCTGCTGCGCAATCGCCTGCTGGACGGGTTCCAGCGCGATGGGCGGGTAACGTTGCTGAGTACCGACGAGACCAATCTGCAAGCCGACTACGAGCTGGGCGGGCAATTGCAGGCGTTCCAGAGTGAATACCGCGGCAATGCCGTGGAGGTGGTGATCCGCCTCGACGCACGATTGGTGCGCGGCAGTGATCAGCGGATTATTGCCAGCCGGCGGTTTGAAGTGAGGCAGCCGGTGAATGACACCAAAGTGCCGGCGGTGGTGGCCGGGTTTGGGCTGGCGGGGGATCAGTTGAACAAGCAGGTGGTGGAATGGGTGGTGCAGCAGGGCAATACAGCGCCGAAACGCTGA
- the algB gene encoding sigma-54-dependent response regulator transcription factor AlgB codes for MESAKELQGRILLVDDESAILRTFRYCLEDEGYTVATANSAAQADTLMQRQVFDLCFLDLRLGEDNGLDVLAQMRIQAPWMRVVIVTAHSAVDTAVDAIQAGAADYLVKPCSPDQLRLATAKQLEVRQLSARLEALEGAVRQPKDGLDSHSPAMMVVLETARQVAGTDANILILGESGTGKGELARAIHGWSKRAKKSCVTINCPSLTAELMESELFGHSRGAFTGASESTLGRVNQADGGTLFLDEIGDFPLTLQPKLLRFIQDKEYERVGDPVTRRADVRILAATNLNLEDMVRDGRFREDLLYRLNVITLHLPPLRERSEDILTLADRFLARFVKEYARPARGFSDEAREALLNYRWPGNIRELRNVVERASIICPQEKVEISHLGMAEQPTNNAPRIGAALSLDELEKAHIGAVLATSDTLDQAARTLGIDASTLYRKRKQYNL; via the coding sequence ATGGAATCAGCCAAGGAACTTCAAGGCCGCATTCTTTTAGTGGATGACGAATCCGCGATCCTCCGCACCTTCCGTTATTGCCTGGAAGATGAAGGCTACACCGTCGCCACTGCCAACAGCGCCGCCCAGGCCGATACCCTGATGCAACGCCAGGTGTTCGATCTGTGCTTCCTCGACCTGCGCCTGGGTGAAGACAACGGCCTCGATGTGCTGGCCCAAATGCGCATCCAGGCGCCATGGATGCGCGTGGTGATCGTCACCGCGCATTCCGCCGTGGATACTGCCGTGGATGCGATCCAGGCAGGCGCGGCGGACTATCTGGTCAAACCGTGCAGCCCGGACCAGTTGCGCCTGGCCACAGCCAAACAACTGGAAGTGCGCCAATTGTCCGCGCGCCTGGAAGCGCTGGAAGGCGCAGTGCGCCAGCCCAAAGACGGCCTCGATTCCCATAGCCCGGCCATGATGGTCGTGCTGGAAACCGCGCGCCAAGTCGCCGGGACCGACGCCAATATCCTGATCCTCGGCGAGTCCGGCACGGGTAAAGGTGAATTGGCCCGGGCCATCCACGGCTGGAGCAAACGCGCGAAGAAATCCTGCGTGACCATCAACTGCCCGTCGCTGACGGCGGAGCTGATGGAAAGCGAATTGTTCGGCCACAGCCGCGGCGCATTCACCGGCGCGAGTGAAAGCACATTGGGGCGGGTCAACCAGGCCGACGGTGGCACGCTGTTTCTCGACGAGATCGGCGATTTTCCGCTCACGTTGCAACCAAAATTACTGCGATTCATCCAGGACAAGGAATACGAGCGCGTCGGCGATCCGGTCACCCGCCGCGCCGATGTGCGCATCCTCGCCGCCACCAACCTGAACCTGGAAGACATGGTGCGCGACGGCCGCTTCCGTGAGGACCTGCTGTACCGCCTCAACGTCATCACCTTGCACCTGCCGCCATTGCGCGAACGCAGCGAAGACATCCTGACCCTGGCCGACCGCTTCCTGGCGCGCTTCGTCAAGGAATACGCGCGTCCGGCGCGCGGCTTCAGCGACGAAGCACGCGAAGCACTGCTCAACTATCGCTGGCCGGGCAATATCCGTGAGCTGCGCAACGTTGTGGAGCGTGCGAGCATCATCTGCCCGCAGGAGAAGGTCGAGATCAGCCACCTCGGCATGGCCGAGCAACCAACCAACAATGCCCCGCGCATCGGCGCGGCACTGAGCCTGGACGAGCTGGAGAAGGCCCACATCGGCGCTGTGCTGGCCACCAGCGACACCCTGGACCAAGCGGCCCGCACCCTCGGCATCGACGCGTCGACCCTGTACCGCAAACGCAAACAGTACAACCTGTGA
- a CDS encoding nucleoside recognition domain-containing protein produces MLNGLWLGFFVVAMVSALVQWLVGGNAGIFSAMVESIFAMAKLSVEVMVLLFGTLTLWLGFLRIAEKAGIVDWLAKALGPLFRRLMPEVPAGHPAIGLITLNFAANGLGLDNAATPIGLKAMKALQELNPIPSTASNAQILFLVLNASSLTLLPVTIFMYRAQQGAADPTLVFLPILLATSASTLVGLLSVAIMQRLRLWDPVVLAYLIPGALVLGGFMALLATLSATALASLSSILGNLTLFGLIMLFLIIGALRKVKVYEAFVEGAKEGFDVAKNLLPYLVAMLCAVGVLRASGALEFGLEGIRHLVAWTGMDTRFVDALPTAMVKPFSGSAARAMLIETMQTQGVDSFPALVAATIQGSTETTFYVLAVYFGSVGIQRARHAVGCALLAELAGVVAAIAVCYWFFG; encoded by the coding sequence ATGCTCAATGGCCTGTGGCTTGGCTTCTTTGTCGTGGCAATGGTGTCAGCGCTGGTGCAGTGGCTGGTGGGCGGCAACGCCGGGATATTTTCGGCAATGGTCGAAAGCATTTTCGCCATGGCCAAACTGTCGGTGGAAGTCATGGTGCTGCTGTTCGGCACCCTGACCTTGTGGCTGGGCTTCCTGCGTATCGCGGAAAAAGCCGGGATCGTCGATTGGCTGGCCAAGGCCCTTGGCCCGCTGTTCCGTCGCTTGATGCCGGAAGTGCCCGCCGGCCACCCCGCCATCGGCTTGATCACCCTCAACTTCGCCGCCAACGGCCTGGGCCTGGACAACGCCGCCACGCCCATCGGCCTCAAGGCCATGAAGGCGCTGCAAGAGCTCAACCCCATCCCCAGCACTGCAAGCAACGCGCAGATCCTGTTCCTGGTGCTCAATGCGTCCTCGCTGACGCTGTTGCCGGTGACCATCTTCATGTACCGCGCCCAGCAAGGCGCCGCTGATCCGACGCTGGTGTTCCTGCCGATCCTGCTGGCCACCAGCGCCTCGACCCTGGTCGGCCTGCTGTCGGTGGCGATCATGCAGCGCCTGCGCCTGTGGGACCCTGTGGTGCTGGCCTACCTGATTCCCGGCGCGTTGGTGCTGGGTGGCTTCATGGCGTTGCTGGCGACCCTGTCCGCTACTGCGCTGGCCAGCCTGTCGTCGATCCTTGGCAACCTCACCTTGTTTGGCTTGATCATGCTGTTCCTGATCATCGGTGCGCTGCGTAAGGTCAAGGTGTACGAAGCGTTTGTCGAAGGCGCCAAAGAAGGCTTCGACGTGGCCAAGAACCTGCTGCCGTACCTGGTGGCGATGTTGTGTGCGGTCGGTGTGTTGCGCGCCTCGGGGGCGCTGGAGTTCGGCCTGGAAGGGATTCGCCACCTGGTGGCCTGGACCGGCATGGACACGCGCTTCGTGGATGCCTTGCCGACCGCGATGGTCAAGCCGTTCTCCGGCAGTGCTGCACGGGCGATGCTGATCGAGACCATGCAGACCCAGGGCGTGGACAGTTTTCCGGCGCTGGTCGCGGCGACGATCCAGGGCAGTACCGAGACCACCTTCTACGTGTTGGCGGTGTACTTTGGCTCGGTGGGGATTCAGCGGGCGCGGCATGCCGTGGGCTGTGCGTTGCTGGCTGAGTTGGCGGGTGTCGTCGCGGCTATCGCGGTGTGCTACTGGTTCTTTGGCTGA